A single Bifidobacterium scardovii JCM 12489 = DSM 13734 DNA region contains:
- the gatC gene encoding Asp-tRNA(Asn)/Glu-tRNA(Gln) amidotransferase subunit GatC yields the protein MPTFTREEIEHLGDLARIALTDEEITRLQGELNVIADSINKVQEVASDDVPPTANPIPLEAYLRPDVPETPLTQAEALAGGPKTADGMFLAPRILGSEE from the coding sequence ATGCCTACATTCACACGCGAAGAAATCGAGCACTTGGGCGATCTGGCCCGAATCGCGCTCACCGATGAGGAAATCACCCGCCTGCAGGGCGAGCTGAACGTCATCGCCGACTCCATCAACAAGGTGCAGGAAGTCGCCTCCGACGACGTTCCGCCCACCGCCAACCCGATCCCGCTCGAGGCCTACCTGCGCCCCGACGTGCCCGAGACCCCGCTCACGCAGGCGGAGGCGCTCGCCGGCGGCCCGAAGACCGCGGACGGCATGTTCCTGGCACCGCGAATCCTGGGAAGCGAGGAGTGA